In Paenibacillus protaetiae, the genomic stretch TGTCATTATTCCGATTCAATGCGAATATTACGCTTTGGAAGGGCTTAGCCAGCTTTTGAATACGGTTAGGCTTGTACAAAAGCATTTAAATACGTCGCTTCAAATTGAAGGCGTACTTCTTACGATGCTGGATGCCAGAACGAATCTGGGCATTCAAGTGATCGAGGAAGTGAAAAAGTATTTTCAAAGCAAGGTGTATCAGACGATCATTCCGCGTAATGTCCGCTTAAGCGAAGCGCCTTCCCATGGACAAGCGATTATTACTTATGATCCGAGATCTAAAGGAGCAGAAGTTTATTTAGAACTAGCGAAGGAAGTGATTATGTATGAGCAAGCGGCTAGGTAGAGGTCTCGACGCTCTTATTCCTTCGTTGGCGGTCAGCGAAGATGATAAAGTGGTGGAAATTCCGCTTTCCGAGCTGCGGCCTAATCCGTATCAGCCCCGGAAGCATTTTGAAGACAATTCCATTAAAGAGCTGGCAGAATCCATTAAGCAGCATGGCGTCATTCAGCCGATTATCGTTCGTACCGTTCTTAAAGGATATGAAATTATTGCCGGCGAACGCCGTTTCCGTGCTTCTCAGCTTATTGGCAATGCGACCATTCCGGCTGTCGTCCGGTCGTTCTCCGATCAGCAGGTTATGGAAATTGCGCTTATTGAGAACTTGCAGCGGGAAGATTTGAATGCCATCGAGGTTGCGATTGCATATCAGTCGCTGATGGACAAGTTCAATTTGACGCAAGAAGAGCTGTCGTTAAAAGTGGGGAAGTCGCGTTCGCATATTGCTAACTTTATTCGGCTGCTTTCTTTGCCGGCGGAAATTAAGGATAATGTTTCACGTGGAACAATTTCGATGGGCCATGCCAGAGCGCTGGCCGGTTTGAAAGATACGGCTGTTCAAAAGGAATTGGCAGAACGGATTGTTGAGCAAGAGTGGAGCGTCCGCGAGCTGGAGGAAGCGATTCAGAAGCTGGATATGAAGCCGTTGCCGGACAAGCCGGAGAAAGCAAAACAGAAGAAACGAGACCCTTATATTGAGAGTCTTGAAGATACGCTGCGGGACCGTTTCAAGACAACGGTAAGAATTAAACAGCAAAAAGATAAAGGTAAAATTGAGCTCCAATATTACAGCAAGCAAGATTTGGAAAGGCTTCTTGAACTGCTGCAAAGTTTGAGCTAAAAGCCCGTAAAATATAGCATACCAAAGTTGTAATCTTCGATGTGAAAGATTAAACTAAGGTATGCTATTATTTTTTTGAAATGAACAGATTGATAGGGAAAGAAGAGGGCTGGCGCGGATGAAAAATAATCAGTCACCGGTTATTTATTTGGATCATGCAGCAACATCGTGGCCAAAGCCTTCATCGGTCATCGAAGCGGTTCAGCATGCGATGCTGCATGAAGCCGCAAACCCCGGCAGAGGCAGCCACCGGATGGCCGTTCAAGCGAGCAGAGTGATCTTTCAGGCAAGGAAAGAGTTAAGCAAGCTGTTCCATGTGCATAACCCCAATGATATTGTTTTTGCAGCGAATACAACAGCCGCTTTAAATTTGGCTATTAAAGGCTTTATTCGCGAAGGGGATCATGTCATTGCAACAGCTGTTGAACATAATGCCGTCCGAAGGCCGCTGGAGTATGCGAA encodes the following:
- a CDS encoding ParB/RepB/Spo0J family partition protein; amino-acid sequence: MSKRLGRGLDALIPSLAVSEDDKVVEIPLSELRPNPYQPRKHFEDNSIKELAESIKQHGVIQPIIVRTVLKGYEIIAGERRFRASQLIGNATIPAVVRSFSDQQVMEIALIENLQREDLNAIEVAIAYQSLMDKFNLTQEELSLKVGKSRSHIANFIRLLSLPAEIKDNVSRGTISMGHARALAGLKDTAVQKELAERIVEQEWSVRELEEAIQKLDMKPLPDKPEKAKQKKRDPYIESLEDTLRDRFKTTVRIKQQKDKGKIELQYYSKQDLERLLELLQSLS